In Hippocampus zosterae strain Florida chromosome 21, ASM2543408v3, whole genome shotgun sequence, the genomic window agatgattctgattctgatgatacTGGGTGGTATCAGATGTGATGAGGGAGAGACAATGATCCTTTgtcgaaaaaaaatctgtcacccCTACCTTCTTTGACGATGAGGGCGCTTTTCCTGGTTTGGGTGGCCGACTCGCTAAGTCCACATATGTTCTCAGAATAGACCCTGAAGTAGTACTCGTTGCCCACCACCAGCTCGGTGATGGCGATGGAGGTGCGATGATAGTGCTCAATGCATGTGTACCATTCCTACGTTCAGCACATGAAAATGTGTAAACGTGATGAACAAACCATGCAGATTTCTCCCAATTCAGCGTTTACCATTGTCTTCTTGTCTGCCTTTTGAATGGTGTAGCCAGTTATTGCAGCATTGCCATTATCTCTGGGGGCAGTCCAGGACAGCGATACGTTTTCTCCCCAGACATCTTCAATATTCACAATCTGGGGCGGCCCAGGTAGATCTAACGGCATGGAAACGCAAAAATGAGCCAAAGATTTGGCGGTGAAAATGTTCTTTCGTTGCCTTGTTTCTTTACCTATGATCTGGATGTCGATCTCAGCTGAGTCCACGTGGTTTTCCACCTGCACCGTCATTTGATACTTCCCGGAGTGACTGCGTTCTGCTTTGCGGATGAAGATGATGCTGTCACAGTCCGTGTTACGGATGCTGACGTGGGCAGGATCTATGGGTTGACCATCCTTGAGCCAAGAGACCTTCGGCCTAGGTTTGCCCTATATGGACATCGTCACAGGGGTATGTGGAGAATTATGTTTGATGAtgcttggaggaaaaaaaaaagggactggATTTTGACAGCGCTTTACCATGAATGGCACCACAAGGTTGACTGTTTCGCCGACTCTTCGACTGTAAGTCTGCTTCAGATGTCGTGGGAGACGGATCTTGGGTGGTTCTGGAGAAGGACGATGATCACAAAATTGAAGACATCAATTACCCCTCAGAGGCAACTTTTATTGCTCTTTTTGCTTTtgctagcatttttttcttaccaATAACTTCCTTGACAAGAATTGCGTGCTGAGTGGTCCGCGGAGCGCTGGCTCCCGCAGCATTGATGGCCTTGACTCGAATGAAGACTTTAGTATCAGGTTTCATGCCTGTGATCGTGTATCTAGTCTTGTCTATCAGTTCGGTGTTGGCTGGTACCCATTCATCAGCTGTCGATCAAGAAACATTGCATCTTTTCAACCTGGGCTTTTATCAAGGAAAGCAGAGTGAGTCCCTGTTTGTGGGTGAGTGGGCTTTCTTACATCCTTCAAGGCAGTACTCCACTAAATACCCGTCGAGACCAGCAGCTCCAATGGTTTCTGGAGGACGCCACTTGATGGTCACTGACGTGTCAGTCACGTCATCCACCACCAGCATGGTGGGCTCACTGGTCACAGCTTGGAAGATGCAAATATCGCTCGTCAGACTTGTGTGCTTGCGACGACGTACACGAACAAGATCAACGCACTCGCACATGAGCGGAGGCGCCTCCCTGTCTGCCAACCTCTGGTCTCTGTCCATTCTTTATCCGGAATAATTTCACTCCTACTGTACTCTCCCATGGACCTAATCTCCTAAACCTCTAATCCGCAGATGGTTTGGCAGTCATTCTAAAGACATTTTAATATCTTCCAAAGCTCCTGCGTGGCCAATGGAAATCTCAGTTAAATGCTTTGGACGGTGGTGAAACCGGAGGCAACAGCTGTGCGCCTGAGCTTCCAAGGACACATCGCACACTTTGATTCAACCTTAACCCTTGagcaaagaaaatgacaacagCCTCGTAAAACTCATCACATGCTGGTGATATGATTGTGTTGGAGTAAGGCGCTCTGTCGACAGTGCCAGTGAACAGCTGAACCATTGTCCCAGCGGACATTCAAGGGATCGTTTATGTGACTCACCGAGTGGGGTAAAAGGTTTGGATGGTTCACTGGGCTTGGACACCCCGATGGCATTGACTGCAAATAGCCGCACTTCGTATGGCACACCTTCAATCATCTTCTTGGGCTCGTATGTTGTCTCTTTGATCAGGTCAAAGTTTATTCTCATCCATCTCGAGCTCTGCTTCTTTTTTCTCTCAATGTAGTAGCCTGTGGAGGACAGCCAGACTCAGTTGTCTGTTGCAAAGTAAGTCTGCGAGGTAGGTATGATGACATTTACCTAAAATTGGTGAACCCCCATCGTATTTGGGTGCCTCCCACGTCATAGTGCACCAATCACCTCCAATCACAGGGACCAAAGGAGCCTCTGGAGTATCAGGGATGTCTGCAGAAAGAGAAAGGGGTCTTAAGTTTGAGAGATTCTTTCAAAAGACgcaataccttttttttcttcccaactcTTACCTACAACCTTCAACTTGATGTGAGCTGAGGCCTCTCCAGCCTCATTTTGAAGGACTAATTTGTAGTTGCCCGTGTCTTCGCGCTCCGTGATGTCAATCGTCAGGCTCGTCTGGTCAACATACGTTTCAGCTCGGACACGATTGCCCGACTCCAGAATAACCTGAGACGGAGAGATGTGGATGGccaatgatttaaaatgtcataaagTGCCATCTACCCAAGCCACAGACAAAAAGTTTGAAACTTACCCTTTCTCCTTTCATCCACACCACCTTGGGGGCTGGTTCTCCACTGATGGGGATCTCCAAGCGCAGTTTGTTTCCAGCCACAACCGTCACAGTGTTGTCGACGAAGTTCAAACCTTCCAGGTGCACCTTTGGAGGGTCTGAAGAAAATTGTTTCTTTActtctttcatgttttttttttcaagtgtgtgATCTGAAGTCAGTGAGCCTGGATGGAGCGTACCTATGACATGAACCTTGGCAGATAGACTCTGTGAGTACCCATCAGGTACAAAAGTGTAATCTCCAGAATCGTGAAGGGAGGTCGATTCAATAGAAAGTTCGTGAactctgcaaaaaaaacccatctttatgtccatacttttttttttttttacatctaacAAAGAGGTAGGTCATacttatgtttgtgtgtgatggTAATGTGGTCATTTTCTTGGATCAGCTGTCCATTCCTATACCATCGGCCTGCGACGTTTCCTGGGGAGATCTCACAGCGCAGCTTCAGAGGCTTGCCCAGCAAGACTTTTGTATCCTCCAGGTCTTGATGGATCTTCAGTGGTTTCACTGTGAAACAGAGTTCGGTTCACCTCACACCTGAGCAAAGCCGTTCTACGAAATCAGTAAGCGACAGAAGAATCTGTGTTGACATACAGTCAATCTTCACGCGAGCCTCTGATGAGCCTCCAGAGGCCATGACGGAGTAAGTCCCAGTATCTTCGAGGGACGCGTCGTCGATTACCAGGAAGTGTTTGGTTCCCTCGCACTTGACTCGATATCTGGATCGAACCCCTGTTGGAACCTCTACACCGTTTTTCATCCTGAGAGAAAGAGCCGCATTCAACTGTGGTTCAGGAAAATGAAGTTTCTATGGAGTTCTTCTCATGAACTACACCGTGATCTTACCATTTAACAGGGGCGCCCTCCTCTGTCACCTCACATTCCAGCTCGATCCGCTCATTCACTGTGGTTGTCACAGGCTCAAGACCTTTCACGATCTTTACTGGCAATTCTGCGGTCGAGAAATGGGGATAACGCTGAAGCGAAAACCCATGAAGGTCTACCAaagttcttgattttttttctcccctcttcCAGTACCTTTGACAAAAAGCTCCGTGGAACACTTCTCGTCTCCTGCTGCCACAGAATACGCTGCGTCGTCATTCATACCACAGTTGTTGATGACCAAGATCCTTTGTGTGCCCTTGTGCTCAAATATGTACCTAGATGTGATCCATCCATTAGCTTGATTCAACAACTTACCCGCTCAACTTTCTTTGTAAAACTCAGCACGTCGAATGAGTTGTTCACCATGCATCACGCACATCGGATCGGAAAAAAGCTAATTCTGCAACACTAAGCTGGACAGACGAATCGACTTACTTCCTTTGACTTAAGGTCAGCGGCGGAGCCAGAACGGGGCCAGAGCACGCCGAGTGTGCAAGAAGTGATTATGGCACATAGGAAGGAGCCACGACATGACAGACAGACATAGACAGAGAGACATCATGCCCGGGGGTGGTAGTCAACTAGAAGAACAACAGGAAGTCCCGGCGATGAAAACCAGAACACAGCACTAGCCTCCCAAATGGCTTTAGCTTGGCATGGCTTTGACATGACTTTTCTTTGCAAATCGAGGATCATATCGATTCGCTGCAACATTCTGAAGGGAATTGTCATCATTGCCTTGAAATGTTTTCCCGCGAGAACTCAAAACGCAAACAGTTGTCAAACCCTCCATATTGCGCCTTCTTGCCAAAGCCAGGCTCAGTTAAAGACCTGTGTGGGAGGTACCGCCCTTTCCTGTACAGAGGCATACAAAAAGCAATTAAACACAACCGTACGTGTGCGATTATCACTCAAATGTCGCTCTGAAGAAAGTCTTCAGAGCCACATTGAAGTCGAGAAGGAACCGATAAGACAGCGGCCAGAGGAGGACGTATTCCCGCAAATGAATAGCATCATGTCCGATGCGCTTCATTTGCGTTTAGAGCTGACAACAGGAAGGATAGACTAAAGGTGACATGGTCGCATACTTGGGACTGGGACGGATCTCTTGTCCATTTTTGTACCACTTCAGGTCGACCGTGGGATCAGTCAGATCAACAACCAGGCGGATCTTGCCTCCTTTATCCACCTGATACGCAGGCTCCAGCTTCTTGGCAAAGGCTGCAAAATGGCACATTTTTTAATCGGCGTGGTTCTCTCTGGAATTCCGCTCGCCGAGTAACCACTTTACCTTCgctctttttctcctctttggGAATCTTCTTCATTCTGCGCAACAGGCCTCTCAGATCCGTGATACCGTACATGAAGGCGATCTTCTCGTACTCATCTGGACGGGCATTCTTCAGGATCTCCCACACGTCCACCTCGGGAGTGTCGTCCTGTGCTTTATACTCCCTGGGAGGGTGTTGGATAATATGTGAGGACCAGAGTCATAGGATAGTGTTTGTAACATGTCTTGAGGAATTGGAACTGTAACGCGAAATTCTGTACGATACAATCCTCCCCGATTTCCTCAAAAAATGTTACATGAAGGGATGGGCTTCATGCAACGTCTTCCTGACTTTGCTTCTACCTTGgcgaggattaaaaaaaaaaaaggacattcatCCCGCCATTGGAAATGGTCGCCTCGAGTAATTTTGGACATCGGAATGCATAAAAATGGTCCATCGGACTGAACTGAAGTAGGTAATAGTTTTGTTAATCAGCTCATGCGGCCTTCCTTCTTGTCTGTGCTTACTTCAGGTCTGTCTTTTTCCAaacgtaaaaatgtattcttgCTTGCAATGAACATTATTGAACTGGGTTTCCTTCTATCTGGCCcattccctttttgttttttttttgtttttgaatgctcACTCCATCGATCCAGTCAGGGACGTGCGCATCATGTTAGATTGAATCTCGGGGTGGGTGTCGGATTATATTTGAGATCCTGGTTAGTAAACTCATTGACCCGAGGCATGAGTGGCGCTTGCGTTAGGAGAACATTCCATCACTTCCATCTTTCGTGGACATTTTTCCAAATGTCTGAAAGTTAGCGAGGTGAAAAGCGGCAGACGATGTTATGGCATTCGTGActctttctgtttattttcaggCAATTACGATGTGGTGCTGCAAAATAAACACCGGGTGTGTTTGCATTACTGTATATTTCCCACGTGAAATACAACGATAATGTAGCGATAACACTATTTTACTGCATCATTTGCCTGTGGCTCACTAGTGCATCTTCAACAACGGGAAATGCTCCGAGACCATTTCCATTATTGCCGACTGCCAGCAGGAGCCGTCAGAATGCTGCTTTCAAATGAAGTGTTACCAAGCTACTGTACGCCAACACTCTTTGCTCGTCCAATTCGGGGAGCTCCCCCAACCCTTTCATGCTGAGGACTGCAAGATTAGAGTACTCACCCGCAGTAAGGTCTAATGCTTTTAGTACCTATGGTTTTCGCTCTACTAACCTTTGATGTCTGAATGTGTAGGGGAGAAGAAGAGACAAGcccaaaataaatgtatcacTTATCTGGTCGTGTCTGTGATTAGCATGAGCTTAAAGAGGCAACGTTGCGGTTATTTTTGAGCAACCAAGAGAAGCGGGCTAGACATAGGCTCGCCATTCAATGGGTGGCATCATATgaatcatttttcaaagaaagcCAAAAGAAGCACATTGAAACCATGACCGCAAGGAAGGGCAACATCCAGTCGGCGGCTGGGCATGATTCTCACCTATGCTTCAGGAGAGCACTAAAGTCAAGCTCCCCTGCATCGTCTTGGCCTTCAGTGCTGTTGTTAACAGGGAGAGATTAATAAGGATTTCATGAAACAGTCTCAAGGAAACAATGCTGTGAACGAGCCAACACAAAGCCGACGCTCAATCAACGTATTAGCTGTGAGCTAACAAATGATTGGTGCTTACACAAAACTCAGGTCTTACGTCTTTGgtgttggaggggaaaaaaggtggCTTGTGTAAGTCTCTCGTCCCCGGGCGACATTGCCGCACGCAGCGTGACGGCGCAATGACACCCAGGGTGCTTTGTATTGCCTTCCATACACATTGTTTGAGGGTGATTTAATATATCAAAGTTGGCCTTTGATTGTGTCAAGGTGGTTGAGTTGGCGGTGGGTCGCAGTGACGGAACCGCTGTCAATCATTTCATGTCATCCTTGTATGCATTTACAACATTGCACCTTTGTGTTGCATACTGAACACACACTCCCAAGTGGGTGTGTCTTCATGCATTACCTCCTTTTGAAAGCCGACCGAATGTCGATACTTTGTGATCCCCCGGTTTCTGGAAGACAGCGTTCACAGTCACTCATTCCGTCGTCTTGACGGGGGCACCCGTTTGGCGCTTGAACCGACCTTTCACTTCCAGGTCGAAGGAGCAGCTGTCGAACTTGTCCTTGTAGCTGACCTCACACCTGTAATTGCCCGCGTAGTTCTCCTTGGCCTTGATGATCTGCATCTCAAATGTGTGGATCTGTCCGACGAGACGTGCATCGATGGCGTCAGAGAGCGACTTATCTTATCCGATGGACGCTCGGGGAAAAATTCTTACCTTGGTGTTGCGATCGAAGGTCTCTTTGAGCTGCAGGTGCTTCCCTGTCTTACTGGCcaagtccatccattttcccttgAACCACTTGACGGTGGGTTTGCGCAGAAGGTCTTTTGCTTCTACTTTGGCGACAAAGGTGATGTCCCCACCTTTCGCGTACAGCAAAAAGACATTGTAGTGAATGCTATTTTTCCACGATGCCGTTTTCCTTCCCAAACAGAAATTTGGTTCCACTCCGAGACCCAAATTTGCTGAAGTGCATCGTGTCAACTGATCCATTGTGTCATCTTGACTCAATTCTCCGTCGATGACGCTTACCGACTGACACCATGCCGCTCACGGGTTTTTCAATTAGCAGGGTGGACAACGGTGGCGTCTCGATGGGCTTTTCCAATTCCTCCGGGGCTTGGGATTCACCCAAAGACCACACTGGTGCACATTGAGGACAAACGCATACagttgcacatttttaaaaaaggagggCAATAGGTCATAGTTCATTTCGGTCACCATCGGTCTGAGCCCCGTTACAACCAACAAACTTTTGCACTGTTGGAGTCTTACCAcgcagaccccccacccccagacaCACACAGGGCGACACACACTTGGACACATTTTTATCACTTTCACCACcaccggcagcagcagcagcagcagtttaAGCGACACTGAAAGCATGAAGTAGATGTGAGGGAACACAAAACTTACTTCAGATGATGCCCAACAAGGATGACTTAAATGAAAGCGACGCTATTCTCTCGATCCTCTACTGTGTGTCACAATATCAATATTTTCTAGTGACTGTGTCTACCACTCAATTACCTGAATCTTTTCTCCCCATGGAGGTAACAGGGACGCTATCATCTAAATAAAGACAAAGAGAGGTTTACAGCATATTGGCGGGAATAGTACTGTAAAGTCCGCTGTCGTAAGCACACGCCAACACAAAAAACGCCAAGCGAttagttgtttggtttttttagggggaggggggctagGATTTTATCTACTGTTTGAAGGGAACTACCGCTACTCAGAGGGCAAAATTGAAAGTGTAATCTTGAGTTACAAGGTGGCTGTTAATTGGTTAGCAAGGAGACATCCCCACTTCTCTCTGTTGTTCTACCAAAAGTTGTCCAAACACATCAAAAACATGTCTGCCAGCATGTTTCCTACGCGCTAATCTTTAGTGATTTAGAGAAGGCGACCGCGTTGGTCGGAAAGGCTGTCATGGGACTGAACAGAGAACTGAACATCTTACTAGGCAGCTCAATTGAGAGTTTCTTGAGTGAATTGGCTTCCTCTGTGAAAAAAAGCACAGTCATCACGGAAAAGTATCAGGGTCGGCTCAAAAATAGAAGTTGCTTTTCAACTCACTCCCTTTGCCCACCATTGACAATTTTGCTGTCCGATGCTCTTATATTTATTCCTCTCCGGTCCCCATTTTCGGGAGATGAATTATATTCACAGTCTTCCAATACGACACACCGAGAGGAAGTGTCAATAAATTGCATGGCATTTGGTTAAATTCTTTCAATAGCGACCGATAAGTATCCACGGTATACTGTGCATACATGTGGAATACCGATTTTGCATCCATGTCTTTATTTGTCTAGTAAAGACTGATGCTCGGGCGTCTCTCTCACACATACCACACGACTGTTACTTCATGTATGTCCGAGCACGAACATACATCTCAATGTTAAACATACCGCGTTCATCCCAAATGAAAGTCATGCGAACCGCGGAccttatatttttcaaagttATATCCGCCAGCTTTATATCCTGACCGCTTGCGAACATTATTGTGGCTCAGCCTCTTTTCTCCTTCTGTAATGTCGGCCGTCCTCGTAAATAAGTGGGAATGTTTTTTGGGATACCAACCTGAAGGGGTTGATGGGGGCGGACTAGTGGCTGTGACGCCGGCGTCATCTGCAATAAAGGTGTTTGTTGACATATGTACCCACCTAGCAACACGGTGAAAATCCTTCAAAAGCAGGCAAGCCTGGGGGACATTAAATGGACATGCACCCCTTGAGGACAAATCCCccaaaatgccaaaaaaaagccaaaaatgcGCGGTGGCGTGAGATCCCGAGTGGATCTTTATTGCGCTCATTTCTGCAAGCTCTGTGGTGTGCGTTCAAATCTGCAAGTGCCAAGCGGGTGCAATCGTTTCAACGATGTTGTGTGTCGCGGTAATCTAGAAAATGTAACCTAATTCAGgaagccaataaaaaaaaagtgtcactcaTTATCTGAACGCATAGGAAAGTGCTTTTCCAATTCCGCTTCCtaccaatttgttttttttttctatttaaaaaaaatcattgtttcTTGTGTAACTTTCCAATTTTTTTGATCGATATAGTTGGCGTTTCACTTTTCAAATTGAACCGCTCAAACAAATGAAGATATTCCGCGATATTCTTATTTATTGAGACGCACCTCATTATACGTTGCCAACACAACCCGACCCCCAGGAAACCATGTTGTTCCACAGCTTTGTCCAACCTTTCTCAGATTCCTATTCCCCGAAAACTCacctttttttctacgtatTGCAGCCGTAGCTCTTAGAGGGCTCTTTCCAGTTTTATCTCATCCTTCGTCTTGGGattttgatatacagtatttcagcCCTACCCGCAGTTTAGCGTGTAACATCGTACAAACGTCTTCACTGTGAAAAGCGTCAAGCCGCAGGACAGGTGCAAGGGAGAGCCAGCACGCTAACAACCACAAAGCGCCACAATCATACCTCCTCCGCAAAGAAGCTGCAGGCCTCGCCGAGTGAATTTAAAAGTCAAAGGAAATACTTGTGAGGGCACACCCCAAACCAACACGGTGACGTGAGTTGTGGGGAGAGGGTGGAAGAATCGAagacggggggttgggggggcagtcAAGGTTACCCACCTGGGGGTGGAGAGACCTCCAGGGAAATCGCAGGGAGGAGCGGGGCACCGTTACTTTCTGGTGCAACACTTTCTGAACATAATGTGACAAATAAAGCGGCGCATGGATTTGGATGAgcacaaagctttttttttttttttcccaagcacGCGTCGTGTCTCTTGTACACTAAAGACACGACcgcacacaaaaatacacacattcacGCATACTTGCAGGTCACACACATTGATACTTGAGACGGAGCATTCTCACAAGACAAGCACCAACAATGTCATTTCCGTCTGGCAAATGCACATGTGTTGATTTGGATTAATGACGTTCAAATGTTAGGTTTCGCCCACGACTGCAATAATTGACTAGTTTGCAAACGTTAGCGCCGCTGATCATGAATTCATCTTTGCGTCACCGCGTTTGAGCCGCTGCTGTCGTTATTCTGCAAAAAGtcccggggagggggggggatatttttaGGGCGGCTTTCGGGGAACTTCTCCGAGCGTGAGCCTCAAGATGCTGGGGCTCCAAGGTCAAATCCCCGCGGCGGCAAAAAGCtcgccgctcgccgcccaccatcccccccgacccgcccgccctcgcgtaGGGCGGCCCGTCGCGTCAGCTGAAACAACAGCGAGGGATCAGCTGGCGGGCGAGTGGAATGTCAGAGATGCTGAGAGCTCTGTGGTCGTCACGGCGGGGCGCGGCGGGGCGTCCATATCGTCTCGAAGAATCAACCCGTCTTAACGTTGACGAGCTCTGCTTTGGCAGATGTTGTCTGCTCAACTCTTGCAAATCTCTTGCTGTTCATTTCTAAGGCATTCGAAGCCTTTTGTATCgtaatgtactttttttgatTAGTGTCTGAGGTCCGAGGTCGGTAATGGCCAAATGGGTAGACATGTGGTTGTTGGTTCCAAACCTGTTCCATTAAGCTTGGCGGCACAATGGAGCATGGAGTTAGCATGGGGTTGCCGGTTCGAATATTGGATCGGACCATTCTGTGTTGAGTTTGTTGTTCCCCAAATgtttgcttgggttttctcctcATACTCCCGACACTCTTGTCAATTgcttgtctgtatgtgccctgtgatggaCTAGTGACCActccagggtgtacctcgcctctTTCCCCAAAATCAGAAGGTTCCAGCACACTCATGATCCTCAACAGGATGAGtagtcgaaaatggatggatggaggcgtCACTCTGAGTCCCTCAAAGCTACCATCTACATCAGTGTCCCCCATTGGGTGAGTCATCATGTGTTGTTTACCCAACCGGAGACAAGTCTGAGTCTGTCTGATTGTCGTGGCAGGGTGCGAATTGACAAGTGGCGACCCGTCATTGGCTGCTCACCTTCCGGCTGTGCGGTTGCCGTCTCATCTAAAGGGAGAAAAGAAAGGAGGGGATCCATTACAAGACGCTGGGTAAGTAAATGATACGCAACACACTGACCTATTTTGTTAAGTGACTCCCGACAGTCTTAACTGATTAGGACCGAGGGCCTCTGCGACAAACCACGTGCTCCTATTTAGGTGTTCAATGTCTTGCGCAAAGACGCATCGTAAAATGCCAAATCCGTTGAAGGCGACCTGTTTTTTTTGCGGTGGGGGGTTCACCTCAGTACTCCAGTCAAGGTTTAGTGGAGAAGATAAACACCAGCAAAGTGATAAGAAACATGAGCTGGATGAAAATGAACATtgggtgacctttgacctttgtcTGGCTTGGATGCAAGCACTAACTTGATCCGAAAACCTCACTGTTCTCCTTGAGGGCCCGGGATATCGCACGTCGGAAGCTTGGCGACGGTCGGCTGCGCGCAACCAGTCCACGCACTGATCTCAACTCTTGTCTCCAGCGCATTTGCCGATAAAGTATCCTCTTTGGAGAGCCACTTTCTCCGTCTCGGCTTCGGATATCCCTGAATTTTGTGACGATTCCCTGTCAGCATTCCACCACCCAAAATTAGCCGCAACGCTTGCTTCCAAACAATGTGTCGCTGGCTACTGCAAGCGCGATCCTGCGGGGTCACATCATGCGGCCTGAAACGAGTTTCGCCCCCATGGCCGCAGGGATAATGAGGGTGCAGAAAGGTTTTGCTTTACCTCGGAGGGTCTCCCAGTTCAGCTGACAAAGTTGCAGGTATTTTCAGCTGTCGCCTCTGCTGACGCTCAAACAGAAAGAGGCTCACGGGGGGCTCCAACTGTTGCCACTGTCACCGGCCTTTAGTGTGTGAAATAAAACGTCTGTCCAAGCCCCGATCGATCTCCCCATTGCAATTTGATGAGGTTTTCTTTTCCATTAAGTCATCTGACAACCTTTCATGATTTATAAAGGCCTTTTGTATAACATGAGACGGAGAAGAAAAGCTCAGGGAGAGTGTTGCAAATCTGTGACGAGAAATACTGGATCAAGTGGCGTCGATGCCGTGGGCTTCTCCTCGAAGGAAACCCAAGACAAAGGAGCTTAAGATGAGGACAGTCGCGGAAAGTGTCTGGGCATCGGGTCAAAAGGGGTGGCTGCCCTTTGAGTGAGGTATAAAGTAGCTGTGGGGTTGTCAAATTTGGTGCCTGgcccagtgtgggtgtgtttttcGCTGGTGGTGGGGGCTTGGGGGCGGGGAGGAGGCTTGGGTGTCAGTGGAGGGAGATGGCAGGGAACAAGGGATGGGGATTAAAAGTGAGCTCATT contains:
- the mybpc1 gene encoding myosin-binding protein C, slow-type — protein: MSLLDLSPFLLSSPPPLTRPPKRTPCALLISHHSRPSAPTLYLPPAPFAGGPPVETHSSEAAPFVDRLTVFPWTRLKMPEPPKKDETATAQPEESVAPESNGAPLLPAISLEVSPPPDDAGVTATSPPPSTPSEEANSLKKLSIELPNDSVPVTSMGRKDSVWSLGESQAPEELEKPIETPPLSTLLIEKPVSGMVSVGGDITFVAKVEAKDLLRKPTVKWFKGKWMDLASKTGKHLQLKETFDRNTKIHTFEMQIIKAKENYAGNYRCEVSYKDKFDSCSFDLEVKETGGSQSIDIRSAFKRSTEGQDDAGELDFSALLKHREYKAQDDTPEVDVWEILKNARPDEYEKIAFMYGITDLRGLLRRMKKIPKEEKKSEAFAKKLEPAYQVDKGGKIRLVVDLTDPTVDLKWYKNGQEIRPSPKYIFEHKGTQRILVINNCGMNDDAAYSVAAGDEKCSTELFVKELPVKIVKGLEPVTTTVNERIELECEVTEEGAPVKWMKNGVEVPTGVRSRYRVKCEGTKHFLVIDDASLEDTGTYSVMASGGSSEARVKIDLKPLKIHQDLEDTKVLLGKPLKLRCEISPGNVAGRWYRNGQLIQENDHITITHKHKVHELSIESTSLHDSGDYTFVPDGYSQSLSAKVHVIDPPKVHLEGLNFVDNTVTVVAGNKLRLEIPISGEPAPKVVWMKGERVILESGNRVRAETYVDQTSLTIDITEREDTGNYKLVLQNEAGEASAHIKLKVVDIPDTPEAPLVPVIGGDWCTMTWEAPKYDGGSPILGYYIERKKKQSSRWMRINFDLIKETTYEPKKMIEGVPYEVRLFAVNAIGVSKPSEPSKPFTPLAVTSEPTMLVVDDVTDTSVTIKWRPPETIGAAGLDGYLVEYCLEGSDEWVPANTELIDKTRYTITGMKPDTKVFIRVKAINAAGASAPRTTQHAILVKEVIEPPKIRLPRHLKQTYSRRVGETVNLVVPFMGKPRPKVSWLKDGQPIDPAHVSIRNTDCDSIIFIRKAERSHSGKYQMTVQVENHVDSAEIDIQIIDLPGPPQIVNIEDVWGENVSLSWTAPRDNGNAAITGYTIQKADKKTMEWYTCIEHYHRTSIAITELVVGNEYYFRVYSENICGLSESATQTRKSALIVKEDMKMKIFEFNDHDFNEAPKFTQPLINTFGIAGYNTTLNCSVRAHPKPKVTWMKNKIIIGDDPRYRMFSNQGVCTLEIRKPSPYDGGMYTCKAINDLGEAQVECKLEVKGGFTFYELMQRGVPLHLIDKYMTETKVVEQDE